Genomic segment of Paenibacillus sp. FSL R5-0623:
GCGACATTGTTCATTGAGCCGGAATCCATTGTTGCCATGAACAACAAATTACGTGAAACCCGAATTCGGGAAGAACGCGAAATAGAAATTATTTTGCAGAAATTGACGGCACTTGTCAGTGAGCAGGGAGAGTGGCTGTTGTATGATGTCGACTTGCTGGGATCACTTGATTTTATCTTTGCCAAAGCACGACTGGCTCGTGAACTAAAAGCAACATTGCCTCGCATGAATGACCGCGGGTTCCTGAAGCTTAAGAAAGGCCGTCATCCACTGATTGCGATCGAAAATGTGGTTCCAATCGACATAGAGCTGGGCAATGATTACACATCCATTATCGTGACAGGTCCGAATACGGGTGGTAAGACGGTAACGCTCAAAACGATTGGATTGCTCAGCCTGATGGCAATGTCCGGTTTATTTGTTCCGGCTGAGGATGGCAGTCAGTTATGTGTATTTGATGCGATTTATGCAGACATTGGGGACGAGCAGAGTATCGAGCAGAATCTGAGTACTTTCTCCAGTCATATGACCAACATCATTCGCATTCTGAAAAACATGACGCCGAAAAGTTTGGTGTTGCTCGATGAACTTGGAGCAGGGACAGATCCTGCTGAAGGTTCCGCACTGGCGATCTCCATGCTGGAGCATATGCACCGGACGGGATGTCGCATGGTTGCAACCACGCACTACAGTGAACTGAAAGCATACGCATATGAGCGTAAAGGTGTCATTAATGCCAGCATGGAATTTGACATCAACACACTGAGTCCAACCTATCGCCTTCTGGTGGGTGTACCTGGACGAAGTAATGCATTTGCCATTGCAGAGCGACTGGGACTGCCGGGTTACATTCTCGACTACGCCCGTGGCGAAGTGAAGGAAGAGGATCAACGGATTGAGCACATGATTGCTTCTCTTGAAGAGAACCGTCTTACGGCTGAACAAGAACGTGAGAAGGCAGAGAGCTTGCGCCAGGATATGGAGAAATTACGCAGTCGTCATCAGACCGAATTGGAGAAGCTGGAACAGCAGCGTGATCGTAGGATTGAAAAAGCAGAAGAAGATGCACGCAGCATTGTGGACAAGGCTCGCGCGGAAGCGGAGAAGATTATAGCCGATCTTCGCCTGTTGGCTATGGAAGAAGGTGCTTCCGTGAAGGAGCACAAACTCATTGCTGCCCGCAAACAGCTGGACGAGGCGGAACCGGAGAAACGCAGAAAAACGGTCAAGAAGACGGCAACAGCGCCGAAGACTCGTGCCATCGGTCCTGGTGATGAAGTGCTTGTCTACAGTTTGAATCAGAAAGGCCATGTTGTAGAGATGTCGGGCAGCAAAGACGCTATGGTACAACTGGGGATTATGAAAATGAAAGTATCCCTGGATGACCTGGAACTGCAGCAATCGGCTCCAGCAGCCAAACCGAAACAAAAACCGGTAACGGGTATGAAACGCACACGTGATGACAATGTGAAAAGTGAATTGGATCTGCGTGGTACCAACCTGGAAGAAGCCCTGATGGAGACAGATCGGTTCATTGATGAAGCTTTCCTTGCCAACCTGGGCCAAGTTTATATTATTCACGGTAAAGGTACGGGAATTTTACGTTCCGGTATTCAGGATTACCTGCGTAAGCATAAACATATTAAAAGCTACCGGCTGGGCAATTACGGAGAAGGCGGGAACGGTGTGACCGTCGCAGAATTGGAATAGCCGGTCCATGAATCAATGATATTCTGCGACCTTATTCATGAAGGTCGCAGATGGGGAGAGGGGAACGGTGCGTGATAGAAAGCATTGACCAATTGCTGTCTCATCCCTTGGGGATGGTACTCGGTTTTTTCTCGGTAGCGATTATGGAGTTGCTTGTATTTCTGGCTTGCTTCGAACTGGTGACCAAGTATAAATGCTGGACGGAGATCAAGAAGGGCAATGTGGCCGTTGCGATGGCTACAGGAGGTAAGATCTTCGGGATCTGCAACGTACTGCGTTTCTGCATACAGGCTAAATCTTCGGTGTATGAAGCCATGACGTGGTCGTTTGTTGGGTTCTTCCTTCTGCTCGTTGCCTATTTTTTGTTCGAATTCCTGACACCCGTGTTCTCCATTGATAAGGAGATCGAAGCGGACAACCGAGCTGTTGGATTGATATCCATGATTATTTCCGTTTCATTGTCGTTTGTTATTGGCGCGAGTATTATCTAGGGGGACCGGTCATGAAGATACTGATACGGATTCTGTTTGCGGCATCAATTGTGTTTTTTGCCATCGGTGTGATCTATGTGATGAATACATGATGATTTGAAAGAGAAAGGTTGATTTAATATGGAGACAACAGTATGCCCTTGGTGTCACACGGAGATTGTATGGGATGAGGAACTCGGTCCTGAAGAAGAGTGTCCATATTGTCACAATGAATTGAAGGGATATCGTACACTCAACATTGACATCGGAGATGAAGAGCAAGATGAAGCTGAAGACGACATTTATGATGTGGATCATGCAAACGATGATAAACAGACTACGGATCTTTCAGATCTGTGGGGGGATGAAGTTGAGCTCAAATTGCCGGAGTTGCGAACGTTAACCAAATACGCGGATGAAGGTAATGACCTGATTCAATATGAACAAGGTGTCCAGAAGCAACTTGATCATCAGGAAGAAGTACCCGAGTGCCCGAATTGTCGGGAATTCATGATTCTTGCTGGTACTCAAGCTGCAACGCAGGATAACTTTACTCCAGTTGCTAACGCAGCTTCAGGCGAAGGGTCACTATTGTCACCACCGTTTAAGGTATTGACCTATGTATGCTCGGGATGTTTCCAAGTTCAATACAGTCTGTCTGAGGAAGATCGTCTGCGTCTGATTAAGAACCTGAGCACACAGGAATAAACATTACATTACGGAGATTCTAACCAATTTCATAGCAATCCTGAAGATTCATCATGTTTTCCTCTTGCTTGGGGCACGTTAAACCTAAGACCTACCTGTGCACAGTTCACTTCAGGTGGATGAAGGAGGAGCAGATGAAGATTACTTTAGGCCGACAATCCATTCTGCTTTTGGGCGTGAATGGATTGTTTGCGTTAGCCGGAGCGTTGTCGGGAACCTTTTTGAATGTGTTTCTGTGGAAAAGCCGTCCGGATTATGCCATGTTGGGTTGGTTTACAATTAGTCAGCAATTGGCTATTGGACTCACGTTCTGGCTTGCTGGCAAATGGGTCAAGGAACACAATAAAATGAGTGCTTTACGACTGGGGACTGCACTGTCCGGGCTTTTCTACATGGTTGTCCTCTGGGCCGGTTCCAGAGCTGTAGACTGGATTTGGCCTCTGGGCATACTACTGGGTTGTTCTCTGGGGCTATTCTGGATCGCATTTAATGTCGTGTATTTTGAAATAACGGATCGGGAAAACAGAGATCTATTCAATGGCTGGGTGGGATTACTTGGCTCGATGACAGGAATTATAGGTCCATGGTTCTCCGGTCTGATTATCACCCGAATGACGGACAATACAGGGTATCGTCTCATATTTACGGTATCACTTGTCATTTATGTTATCGCGGTGGTATTTAGTTTTTTTCTCAAAAAGAGAAAGGTAAGCGGTACATATCGCTGGTCCGAGCCTTGGATACAGTTATCCAAACCGGATAGTCCCTGGAGGACCTTGGCCTTGGGTTTGTTCGCTCAGGGTGCGCGTGAAGGGGTCTTTGCCTTTCTGATTGCATTGCTTGTATACGTGGCCACTGCACAGGAGTACAAGTTGGGACAGTTCTCACTCATCACTTCTGCCGTGGCATTACTAAGTTATTGGGCAGTGGGGAAATGGTTTAAACCACAGTATAGATCGAGAGGCATGTTCATCGGAGCTCTGATTCTGCTGATTGTGCTGATACCTCTTCTGTGGAAAGTGACCTATGTTACGCTGTTAATCATGGGGATTGGAAGTGCAGTTGCGATGCCATTGTATATTTTACCTATGATATCAGCGGGATTCGACATGATGGGTACAAGTGGTGAAAATGTGGAAAAAAGGGTTGAACTTGTCGTATTGAGAGAGTTATGTCTGATGGGTGGCAGACTTTTCGGGTTGACCATATTTATTGTAACGGTCACGAATACTCCGTCCCTGCGCATGTTAACTTGGCTTATTATCGTTCTGGGTGCTTTTCCGCTCATTGGATGGATCTTTATGCGCAAGTTATTGAATCGGACGGAAGGTCAAGAGTCGGGGGGGTAGCAACCTTTCAATATACAAACAGGGTACAATGCAAAAGAGAGAGAACTTTCCCTGCATTGTACCCTGTTTGTATTTGTATTGGTTCATGTAGTTGGTTGTACAGGAGATGGTTTACTTGTACGTGTAAGTGAGAATAAATTCATATCAGGGTTCTGCTTGCCCGTAATGGCATCCACAATGAGAGAGGCAGCAATCATACTGTACACGGTACCGTTGCCTCCATACCCTTCAACAAAGTATGAATTCGGATAGTCTGGGTGTGGACCGATTAGCGGAAGACCATCATGGGTGCTTCCAAAAACAGCTTCCCAAGCGTAATCAACTTCGAGATCAGGTAATGGGAAATACTCGGCAATCTTCTGTAACAAAATCTCACCTTTATGAACCGCCTTGATCGCCCGTTGTTCTTCTCGAGGACGATTCTCATCAAGTCCACCAGCAAGAATTCTTCCGTCTGGAGTTGTGCGCATATATAGATAAGGTCGTTCGGTCTCCCATATCAAGCTTCGCTTATGCCAGCTGCTCAGATCCTGTAGTGGCTTGGTAGCGATAGCATATGTGCTTTGAAGGTATGCGCCTCTGTCCTTTTTGATTTCTTGTGTTTCATAGCCTGTTGAGAAAATAACATGTTTGGCACGTACAGTGCCATCAGGTGTGTAACATAGGGCACCATTTTCATCATAATCACAATGGGTTAATTCACTATGAGCGTAGACTCTTGCTCCTTGACGTGAGGCTGAATGGAATAGTGAGTGAACCAAACGAAACGGATTAACCTCGGCATCTCCGCTTGTGTATAGTGCAGCACGTTTGCTGAACGGGAACACTGCACTGATTTCTTCCTGATCCCACAGCTCTACATCAAATCCATAATGCTTCAGGTTACGATATTCTTCCTCCAGCAACGGTACATCTTCCTCGTGACTGGCGCAATACAGACTTGTGCGAGGCACAAACCAAGGATCAATCTCAAGCTTCGATGAAATTTTTTCGAGATGTTGCATGGCATCACGGCATAATTCGTAGAATCGAACACCGCGTTCTTCTCCGAATGTCTGGATACAAGAGGTGAGCCTTTTGTCATTCGTATATTGGAGCAGGCCCGTATTTGCCATACTACTGCCATAACCGATATCTCTTTTGTCAATAACAACGGTGTCAATCCCCTGATCCGTCAAAAGCTTGGCAGACAACGCGCCTCCCATTCCACCACCGATGATTAGGCAATCACAGGACAGATTTTCTTGCAAAACAGGATAATGGGGATGGGAAGTAAAGGTAGTTGGCCAAAATGTTTTTCCGTTAATAAGTTCCATAATTGATCACCTCTGTTGAATGTAGTTGAAGTATACTTTTTCAGGTTAGGGTAACAATAAATTCGCAATAACTTTAGATTAAGGAGGTCAGATATACATGCAAAACTCACAAATGCAAGCACTGAGCCCCAAGGAACTGAACTATATTGCGGATTCAATTTCCAATGAGGAAATGTTAATCAAACAATGTGCAGCTACAGCCTCCATCACACATAATCCGCAAATTCAACAGGCGCTGAATCATTATGTTCGCTCACATGAGCAGCATCTGAATACTCTTGTCAATGCGTTACAGCAACATCAATCTCTTGCACCAGCGCAATCACAGTAAAGTTCAAAACATGACAAGTTATTTCAAAGTATAGGAGGAAAATACATGTACACTCAATCTTTGTCATCTGGTGGGAATTTTATGCAAGAGCAAGATTTGTTGAAGTCGATTCTTGCAGATTTAAGACGAACTTCACGTGAATATACAACGGCAACTACTGAATCTTCCTGCCCCACGACCCGGAGAATGTTCAATGATTTAACGAACGATACATTAAGACTGCAAGGTGAACTGTTCAACCTGATGCAACAAAACAACATGTATTCCGCTTCATCCAAAGCACTTCGTCAGGATGTGGACAAACAAATCCAGTCTGCACACCAGACCCAACAGAAGTGTCAGCAATTCATTCAAGAAAAGAACACGCAGAACAGTTCATATAGCCAAGCTCCTAATGTGCCTCAGCATCAACCGAATTACGGTAACCCTTATTACATGTAACCTTTGCAAAAGAGGTTTGAAGCACCTAACGTTACAGGACCATACCACCGCTTGCCTGAATTCAGGGCAGGCGGTCTTTTGTCTATGCATCAACGTTAAATTCATGTAATATAAGTATTAATTCATTTTCAGGAACCTGGATGACGCTGGAGGGAAAACCATGAAAGATTTGAACGATCTGCAATTAAAAGTTCTGGATCTTCTAAAGGAAGACGCGAGAAGGACTCCCGCACTGCTGTCGACGCTGCTGGGGGAGTCGGAAGACAACATCAAGAACGCCGTGGCACAGCTTGAACAAGACCACGTCATCGTGAAATACGCAACCGTCGTGAACTGGAGTAAAATAGATGATGAGAAAGTAACGGCCCTGATTGAGGTGCAGATCACGCCAGAGCGTGGTCGTGGTTTTGAAGGGATTGCCGAACGCATTTATCTCTATCCACAAGTGAAGTCCGTATATCTCATGTCCGGTGCATACGATCTGCTCGTTGAAGTGGAAGGTGGCAACCTGCGTGAAGTCGCTAATTTTGTATCGGAGAAATTGTCTCCGATAGACTCTGTACTTTCTACCAAAACGAATTTTATTCTTAAAAAATATAAGCAGGACGGGATTATTTTTGAAGACCATCAGGAAGACAACCGTCTCATGATCTCGCCGTAAAGGAAGATGTGTCATGATAGTGAATGAACAGACAACCGGGAACAACAAGAAAATGACATCATATCTGGCACCTCTCGTGCAGCAGATACCTCCATCCGGAATTCGTAAATTTTTTGATCTGGTTGGAGACAACAAGGATATTATCACATTGGGTGTGGGTGAGCCTGATTTTGTTACCCCTTGGCATATGCGTGAAGCTTGTGTATACTCGCTGGAAAGAGGCATGACCAGCTACACATCCAACGCAGGTATGCCGAAGTTGAGAGAAGCCATCAGTGAATATCTGGATACGCAGTTTGATACCAAATACGATCCCAAGGATGAGATTATTGTTACTGTGGGTGGCAGTGAAGCGATTGACTTGGCTTTGCGAGCATTAATTGTACCTGGCGACGAGATTCTCATTCCTGAACCTTCGTACGTGGCTTATTCACCAATCGCTTCAATCGGTGGCGGTATACCGGTTGGTGTTGAAACCTACGCGAAAGATCAGTTTAAGTTGACTGCTGAAGCACTTGAAGCTGGCATCACACCGAAGTCGAAAGTGGTTATTCTGTGTTATCCGAGTAATCCCACTGGAGCCATCATGACGTATGAAGAGTGGCTTCCTATTGCTGAAGTGATTAAAAAGCATGATCTGATTGTGATCGCGGATGAAATCTACGCTGAATTGACGTATACGCAAAAACATGTTAGCTTTGCAGCTATCCCTGACATGAAGGAGCGGACCATTCTCGTAAGCGGATTTTCAAAGGCTTTTGCAATGACAGGTTGGCGGATTGGGTATATGTGTGGTCATCCTGAGCTTATTGCAGCCATGCTCAAAATCCATCAGTATACGGTAATGTGTGCGCCGGCCATGGGTCAGGTTGCCGCACTTGAGGCGTTGACGAATGGTTTGGGTGAGAAAGATCGGATGGTAGAATCGTATAATCAGCGTAGACGTTTAATTGTGCAGGGATTCAGGGATATTGGACTTGATTGTCATGAACCTCAGGGAGCATTCTATGCATTCCCGAGCATTCAAAAGACGGGTATGAGTTCCGACCTGTTTGCTGAACGATTGTTAACGGAGAATAAAGTGGCTGCTGTTCCGGGCAATGTTTTTGGTCCTCAGGGAGAAGGCTTCTTGCGTTGCTCTTATGCTACTTCTGTAACCCAATTAAATGAAGCTTTGGAACGAATCGGAAACTTTGTTTACAAACTGCAAAAAGAGGGTTAATACTAAAATAGAATCTTTTTACAAATGTGACATGGTTATATTGGAAAAAAATAACTTTCTTTTACAAAATAA
This window contains:
- a CDS encoding endonuclease MutS2, with amino-acid sequence MDTKILHTLEYRKILNTLLSFAQTTMGKKKAEQLEPSSELEEVKRLLQQTDEAFTFDRLKGSPSFGGIVDITASIKRAEIGGTLNPHELLGISNTTFAARRLKRQIGTLHEDEPIESLFYISDQLSEQKTLEDAIKICIDDNAEVADSASVTLAQIRRELRGGEARIREKLDSMIRSSTVSKMLQDQLITIRGDRFVIPVKAEYRSYFGGIVHDQSGSGATLFIEPESIVAMNNKLRETRIREEREIEIILQKLTALVSEQGEWLLYDVDLLGSLDFIFAKARLARELKATLPRMNDRGFLKLKKGRHPLIAIENVVPIDIELGNDYTSIIVTGPNTGGKTVTLKTIGLLSLMAMSGLFVPAEDGSQLCVFDAIYADIGDEQSIEQNLSTFSSHMTNIIRILKNMTPKSLVLLDELGAGTDPAEGSALAISMLEHMHRTGCRMVATTHYSELKAYAYERKGVINASMEFDINTLSPTYRLLVGVPGRSNAFAIAERLGLPGYILDYARGEVKEEDQRIEHMIASLEENRLTAEQEREKAESLRQDMEKLRSRHQTELEKLEQQRDRRIEKAEEDARSIVDKARAEAEKIIADLRLLAMEEGASVKEHKLIAARKQLDEAEPEKRRKTVKKTATAPKTRAIGPGDEVLVYSLNQKGHVVEMSGSKDAMVQLGIMKMKVSLDDLELQQSAPAAKPKQKPVTGMKRTRDDNVKSELDLRGTNLEEALMETDRFIDEAFLANLGQVYIIHGKGTGILRSGIQDYLRKHKHIKSYRLGNYGEGGNGVTVAELE
- a CDS encoding DUF350 domain-containing protein, yielding MGRGERCVIESIDQLLSHPLGMVLGFFSVAIMELLVFLACFELVTKYKCWTEIKKGNVAVAMATGGKIFGICNVLRFCIQAKSSVYEAMTWSFVGFFLLLVAYFLFEFLTPVFSIDKEIEADNRAVGLISMIISVSLSFVIGASII
- a CDS encoding MFS transporter, whose translation is MKITLGRQSILLLGVNGLFALAGALSGTFLNVFLWKSRPDYAMLGWFTISQQLAIGLTFWLAGKWVKEHNKMSALRLGTALSGLFYMVVLWAGSRAVDWIWPLGILLGCSLGLFWIAFNVVYFEITDRENRDLFNGWVGLLGSMTGIIGPWFSGLIITRMTDNTGYRLIFTVSLVIYVIAVVFSFFLKKRKVSGTYRWSEPWIQLSKPDSPWRTLALGLFAQGAREGVFAFLIALLVYVATAQEYKLGQFSLITSAVALLSYWAVGKWFKPQYRSRGMFIGALILLIVLIPLLWKVTYVTLLIMGIGSAVAMPLYILPMISAGFDMMGTSGENVEKRVELVVLRELCLMGGRLFGLTIFIVTVTNTPSLRMLTWLIIVLGAFPLIGWIFMRKLLNRTEGQESGG
- a CDS encoding FAD-dependent oxidoreductase, with the translated sequence MELINGKTFWPTTFTSHPHYPVLQENLSCDCLIIGGGMGGALSAKLLTDQGIDTVVIDKRDIGYGSSMANTGLLQYTNDKRLTSCIQTFGEERGVRFYELCRDAMQHLEKISSKLEIDPWFVPRTSLYCASHEEDVPLLEEEYRNLKHYGFDVELWDQEEISAVFPFSKRAALYTSGDAEVNPFRLVHSLFHSASRQGARVYAHSELTHCDYDENGALCYTPDGTVRAKHVIFSTGYETQEIKKDRGAYLQSTYAIATKPLQDLSSWHKRSLIWETERPYLYMRTTPDGRILAGGLDENRPREEQRAIKAVHKGEILLQKIAEYFPLPDLEVDYAWEAVFGSTHDGLPLIGPHPDYPNSYFVEGYGGNGTVYSMIAASLIVDAITGKQNPDMNLFSLTRTSKPSPVQPTT
- a CDS encoding spore coat protein — translated: MYTQSLSSGGNFMQEQDLLKSILADLRRTSREYTTATTESSCPTTRRMFNDLTNDTLRLQGELFNLMQQNNMYSASSKALRQDVDKQIQSAHQTQQKCQQFIQEKNTQNSSYSQAPNVPQHQPNYGNPYYM
- a CDS encoding Lrp/AsnC family transcriptional regulator: MKDLNDLQLKVLDLLKEDARRTPALLSTLLGESEDNIKNAVAQLEQDHVIVKYATVVNWSKIDDEKVTALIEVQITPERGRGFEGIAERIYLYPQVKSVYLMSGAYDLLVEVEGGNLREVANFVSEKLSPIDSVLSTKTNFILKKYKQDGIIFEDHQEDNRLMISP
- a CDS encoding aminotransferase class I/II-fold pyridoxal phosphate-dependent enzyme, whose amino-acid sequence is MIVNEQTTGNNKKMTSYLAPLVQQIPPSGIRKFFDLVGDNKDIITLGVGEPDFVTPWHMREACVYSLERGMTSYTSNAGMPKLREAISEYLDTQFDTKYDPKDEIIVTVGGSEAIDLALRALIVPGDEILIPEPSYVAYSPIASIGGGIPVGVETYAKDQFKLTAEALEAGITPKSKVVILCYPSNPTGAIMTYEEWLPIAEVIKKHDLIVIADEIYAELTYTQKHVSFAAIPDMKERTILVSGFSKAFAMTGWRIGYMCGHPELIAAMLKIHQYTVMCAPAMGQVAALEALTNGLGEKDRMVESYNQRRRLIVQGFRDIGLDCHEPQGAFYAFPSIQKTGMSSDLFAERLLTENKVAAVPGNVFGPQGEGFLRCSYATSVTQLNEALERIGNFVYKLQKEG